A genome region from Bacteroides stercoris ATCC 43183 includes the following:
- a CDS encoding cold-shock protein, producing the protein MAKSMTVGKRENEKKRLAKREAKLKRKEGRKSTKSSFDDMIAYVDEYGMITSTPPEENIKKQEINVEEIMISTPRKEDEEPVILRGRIEFFNEARGFGFIKDLAGIEKYFFHVNNVVTDVREGNIVTFDLERGAKGMNAVNICLER; encoded by the coding sequence ATGGCAAAATCCATGACAGTAGGAAAGCGTGAGAATGAAAAGAAAAGACTTGCTAAGCGGGAAGCAAAATTAAAAAGAAAAGAAGGTAGAAAATCTACAAAAAGCAGTTTTGATGATATGATTGCTTATGTGGACGAATATGGTATGATTACTTCAACTCCACCCGAAGAGAATATCAAAAAGCAAGAGATTAATGTAGAGGAGATAATGATTTCCACTCCCAGGAAAGAAGATGAAGAACCGGTAATTTTGAGAGGAAGAATAGAGTTCTTTAATGAAGCCAGAGGATTTGGATTTATCAAAGACCTTGCAGGAATTGAAAAATATTTCTTTCACGTGAACAATGTTGTTACGGATGTCAGAGAGGGTAATATCGTTACATTCGACCTCGAACGAGGAGCAAAGGGGATGAATGCTGTTAATATCTGTCTGGAAAGATAA
- a CDS encoding START-like domain-containing protein — protein MEREKIHLEYLLNATSKSILWTAISTPTGLEGWFADRVQSDDKIVSFFWGKTERRDAEIIAVRAYSFIRFRWLDNEKPREYFELKMTNNELTNDFVLEITDFTNADEANDLRELWESQVDTLRRTCGF, from the coding sequence ATGGAAAGGGAAAAAATACATTTGGAATATCTCTTGAATGCGACTTCTAAAAGTATTCTTTGGACAGCAATAAGTACTCCTACAGGTTTGGAGGGTTGGTTTGCAGACAGGGTGCAATCGGATGATAAGATAGTGTCTTTCTTTTGGGGAAAGACAGAGAGACGTGATGCTGAAATCATTGCAGTGCGTGCATACTCTTTTATCCGCTTTCGTTGGTTGGATAATGAAAAACCGCGTGAGTATTTTGAATTAAAGATGACAAACAATGAGTTAACCAATGATTTTGTACTTGAAATAACAGATTTCACCAATGCAGACGAAGCAAATGATTTGCGTGAATTGTGGGAATCTCAGGTAGATACCTTGCGTAGAACATGCGGTTTTTAG
- a CDS encoding LptF/LptG family permease, whose amino-acid sequence MLRIKKLDIFILKSFCMLFMGTFFICLFIFMMQFLWKYVDEMVGKGLEMNVLAQFFFYSALTLVPASLPLAILLAALITFGNFGERFELLAMKAAGISLLKIMRPLIIFISIICCVSFYFQNVIGPKAQTKLWTLLVSMKQKSPEVDIPEGVFYDEIDGYNLYVKHKNRKTGMLYDVLIYNFEKGFENAQIIKSDSGRLEMTADKQHLYLHLYSGEQFENLKSQSMNQKNVPYRREAFVEKHAIIEFNSDFNMVDAGFMSNQSNSKDMKMLQAGIDSMKVQNDSIGRTYYKEAMASTYKATSNTLSKADTIKIESATLGSYDVDSLFNVATLMQKQKIMSTAVSRAESAASDWSFKGFNISQTENSLRRHMTSWHEKLTLSLACLIFFFIGAPLGGIIRKGGLGMPVVVSVLIFIIYYIINNTGYKMARDGKWIVWMGMWTSTAVLAPLGAFLTYKSNNDSVVLNADAYINWFKKIAGIRSVRHLFRKEVIIHDPDYVRLPGELQRLSADCRAYAEKKTLMRAPNYFRLWMNDAPHDEEVVALNERLETLIDEMSNTRSIPLLTALNNYPVIAVHAHVRPFRNYWLNMLCGAIVPVGLFFYFRIWAFRIRLNKDMERIIHTNEEIQNIIKVNQNK is encoded by the coding sequence ATGCTGCGCATAAAAAAGTTAGATATATTTATTTTAAAGAGCTTTTGCATGCTCTTTATGGGCACTTTCTTTATCTGCCTTTTCATCTTCATGATGCAGTTTCTGTGGAAATATGTAGACGAAATGGTGGGAAAAGGATTGGAGATGAATGTTCTTGCCCAATTTTTTTTCTATTCGGCGCTGACGCTGGTGCCGGCTTCATTGCCTTTGGCTATTTTGCTGGCAGCTCTTATCACTTTTGGCAATTTTGGAGAGCGGTTTGAATTGCTTGCCATGAAAGCGGCAGGTATTTCTTTGCTTAAGATTATGCGTCCGCTGATAATTTTCATATCCATTATTTGCTGCGTTTCCTTTTATTTTCAGAATGTTATTGGCCCTAAAGCGCAGACTAAGTTATGGACATTGCTGGTATCCATGAAGCAGAAGTCGCCCGAAGTGGACATTCCCGAAGGAGTATTTTATGATGAGATAGACGGGTATAACCTTTACGTAAAGCATAAAAACCGTAAGACAGGTATGCTGTATGATGTATTGATTTATAATTTCGAGAAAGGGTTTGAGAATGCGCAGATTATCAAATCGGATTCCGGCAGATTGGAAATGACAGCGGACAAACAGCATCTTTATCTTCACCTTTACAGCGGTGAGCAGTTTGAAAATCTGAAGTCGCAGAGTATGAATCAGAAAAATGTGCCTTATCGTCGGGAAGCGTTCGTTGAGAAGCATGCGATTATAGAGTTCAACTCGGATTTCAATATGGTGGATGCCGGATTTATGAGCAACCAATCCAATAGCAAGGACATGAAAATGTTGCAGGCCGGCATTGATTCTATGAAGGTGCAGAACGATAGCATCGGGCGTACTTATTATAAAGAGGCTATGGCGAGTACTTATAAGGCGACCTCCAATACGCTGAGTAAGGCTGATACGATAAAAATAGAATCTGCAACTTTGGGTAGCTACGATGTGGACAGTCTGTTTAATGTGGCTACTTTAATGCAGAAACAGAAGATAATGTCTACGGCTGTCAGCCGTGCGGAGAGTGCTGCAAGTGATTGGAGTTTCAAGGGTTTCAATATATCGCAGACGGAAAACAGTTTGAGGCGCCATATGACTTCCTGGCACGAGAAACTGACGCTTTCGTTGGCATGCCTTATTTTTTTCTTCATCGGTGCACCGTTGGGTGGTATCATCCGTAAAGGCGGTTTAGGCATGCCTGTAGTAGTGTCCGTGCTTATTTTTATCATCTATTACATTATCAACAATACGGGTTATAAGATGGCTCGTGACGGTAAGTGGATTGTGTGGATGGGTATGTGGACCAGTACAGCTGTGCTGGCGCCATTGGGTGCATTCCTTACTTATAAATCCAATAATGATTCGGTGGTGCTGAATGCTGATGCCTATATCAATTGGTTTAAAAAGATAGCAGGTATTCGCAGTGTCCGCCATTTGTTCCGGAAAGAAGTGATTATTCACGATCCTGATTATGTACGTTTGCCGGGAGAACTTCAGCGGCTGTCGGCGGATTGCCGTGCGTATGCCGAAAAGAAAACTCTGATGCGAGCACCCAATTATTTCAGATTATGGATGAACGATGCGCCACACGATGAGGAGGTGGTGGCTCTCAATGAACGGTTGGAAACTTTGATAGACGAGATGTCTAACACAAGGTCTATACCGTTGTTGACAGCATTGAATAATTACCCGGTAATAGCTGTTCATGCCCATGTGCGTCCTTTCCGTAATTATTGGTTGAATATGCTGTGTGGAGCGATAGTGCCTGTCGGCTTGTTCTTTTACTTCCGTATTTGGGCATTCCGTATCCGCTTGAATAAGGACATGGAGCGGATTATCCACACAAACGAAGAGATACAGAATATTATAAAAGTCAATCAGAATAAATAA
- a CDS encoding bifunctional 3,4-dihydroxy-2-butanone-4-phosphate synthase/GTP cyclohydrolase II, translated as MEKVKLNTIEEAIEDFKAGNFVIVVDDEDRENEGDLIIAAEKITSEKVNFMLKHARGVLCAPITVSRCKELDLPHQVTDNTSVLGTPFTVTVDKLEGCTTGVSAADRAATIQALADPLSTPATFGRPGHINPLYAQEKGVLRRAGHTEATIDMCRLSGFYPAGALMEIMNEDGTMARLPELRKMADEFNLKLISIRDMIAYRLQQESIVEKGVEVDMPTEHGHFRLIPFRQKSNGLEHVALFKGTWAPDEPVLVRVHSSCATGDIFGSMRCDCGEQLHKAMEVIEKAGKGVIVYLNQEGRGIGLMEKMRAYKLQEDGMDTVDANICLGHLADERDYGVGAQILRELGVHKMRLLTNNPVKRVGLEAYGLEIVENVPVETTPNQYNERYLRTKKERMGHTLHFSK; from the coding sequence ATGGAAAAAGTAAAGTTAAATACGATAGAGGAGGCCATTGAAGATTTTAAGGCTGGCAATTTCGTGATTGTAGTCGATGATGAAGATCGTGAAAATGAAGGCGACTTGATTATTGCAGCAGAAAAGATAACATCGGAAAAAGTGAATTTTATGCTGAAGCATGCACGTGGAGTATTGTGTGCTCCGATTACGGTGTCTCGTTGCAAAGAGCTGGATTTACCTCATCAGGTGACGGACAATACCTCGGTATTGGGTACTCCTTTTACGGTGACTGTCGATAAATTAGAAGGTTGTACAACCGGTGTTTCTGCAGCAGACCGTGCTGCAACCATTCAGGCACTGGCCGATCCGCTTTCCACTCCGGCTACTTTCGGTCGCCCCGGACATATCAATCCTTTGTATGCGCAGGAGAAAGGGGTATTACGTCGTGCTGGTCATACCGAAGCTACGATTGATATGTGTCGTTTGTCGGGTTTCTATCCTGCCGGCGCGCTTATGGAGATCATGAACGAAGACGGTACGATGGCACGTTTGCCCGAATTGCGTAAAATGGCAGATGAATTTAATTTGAAACTGATTTCTATCCGCGATATGATAGCTTACCGTTTGCAACAGGAATCTATCGTAGAAAAAGGTGTAGAGGTGGATATGCCGACAGAGCATGGACATTTCCGCTTGATTCCTTTCCGTCAGAAGTCCAACGGATTGGAGCATGTGGCCTTGTTTAAGGGTACTTGGGCTCCCGATGAACCGGTGTTGGTGCGTGTACATTCTTCCTGTGCTACGGGGGATATATTCGGTTCCATGCGTTGTGATTGCGGCGAGCAGTTGCACAAGGCGATGGAGGTGATAGAAAAAGCCGGTAAAGGAGTTATCGTATATCTCAACCAGGAGGGTCGGGGCATTGGTCTGATGGAAAAGATGAGAGCGTATAAACTTCAGGAAGACGGTATGGATACAGTAGATGCCAACATTTGTCTCGGGCATCTGGCAGATGAACGCGATTATGGTGTGGGGGCTCAGATACTGCGTGAATTGGGGGTGCATAAGATGCGTCTGCTTACAAACAATCCGGTGAAACGTGTCGGTTTGGAAGCTTATGGTCTGGAGATTGTAGAGAATGTACCGGTTGAAACTACTCCGAACCAGTATAACGAGCGTTACTTGCGTACGAAGAAAGAGCGTATGGGACACACTCTCCATTTTAGTAAGTAA
- a CDS encoding pyridoxal phosphate-dependent aminotransferase, translating into MNQLSDRLNSLSPSATLAMSQKSAELKAQGVDVINLSVGEPDFNTPDHIKEAAKKAIDDNFSRYSPVPGYPALRNAIVEKLKKENGLDYTVAQISCANGAKQSVCNAILVLVNPGDEVIVPAPYWVSYPEMVKLAEGKPVIVTAGIEQDFKITPAQLEAAITPKTKALILCSPSNPTGSVYSKEELAGLVAVLAKHPQVIVIADEIYEHINYIGKHQSIAQFPEMKDRTVIVNGVSKAYAMTGWRIGFIAGPEWIVKASNKLQGQYTSGPCSVSQKAAEAAYTGTQAPVEEMRKAFERRRDLIVKLAKEVPGFEVNVPEGAFYLFPKCSSFFGKSAGDRKIENSDDLAMYLLEVAHVACVGGTSFGAPECIRMSYATSDENIVEAISRIKEALSKLV; encoded by the coding sequence ATGAACCAATTATCAGACCGTTTGAATAGCTTGTCGCCCTCTGCGACGCTGGCTATGTCTCAAAAAAGTGCAGAGTTGAAAGCTCAAGGTGTAGACGTAATTAATTTAAGTGTCGGAGAACCTGATTTTAATACACCCGACCACATTAAAGAGGCTGCAAAAAAGGCGATAGACGATAACTTCTCTCGCTATTCTCCCGTTCCGGGTTATCCAGCTCTACGTAATGCTATCGTAGAAAAATTGAAGAAGGAGAATGGTCTGGACTATACAGTTGCGCAAATTTCTTGTGCTAACGGAGCTAAACAGTCGGTTTGCAATGCCATTCTGGTATTGGTGAATCCAGGTGATGAAGTGATTGTGCCTGCGCCGTATTGGGTCAGCTATCCTGAAATGGTAAAGCTGGCAGAAGGTAAGCCGGTGATTGTCACAGCGGGCATCGAGCAGGACTTCAAGATTACACCGGCTCAATTGGAGGCTGCTATTACGCCAAAAACAAAAGCACTAATTCTCTGTTCTCCTTCCAATCCTACGGGGTCTGTATATAGCAAGGAGGAATTGGCCGGATTGGTTGCCGTGTTGGCAAAGCATCCGCAGGTAATTGTCATAGCTGATGAAATTTATGAACATATCAATTATATTGGTAAGCACCAGAGCATTGCACAGTTCCCTGAAATGAAGGATCGTACAGTGATTGTAAACGGTGTTTCCAAGGCTTATGCCATGACAGGCTGGCGTATTGGTTTCATTGCAGGACCGGAATGGATTGTAAAGGCTTCTAACAAATTGCAGGGGCAGTACACATCAGGGCCGTGTTCTGTATCTCAGAAAGCCGCTGAAGCTGCTTATACGGGAACGCAGGCTCCGGTGGAAGAGATGCGTAAGGCTTTTGAACGCCGTCGCGACCTTATTGTGAAACTGGCTAAGGAAGTACCGGGATTCGAAGTAAATGTACCGGAAGGTGCTTTCTACTTGTTCCCGAAATGTAGCTCATTCTTCGGTAAGTCTGCCGGTGACCGTAAGATTGAGAATTCGGATGATTTGGCTATGTACTTGTTGGAAGTAGCTCATGTAGCTTGTGTAGGCGGCACATCGTTTGGTGCTCCCGAATGTATTCGCATGAGTTATGCTACCAGCGATGAGAATATTGTGGAAGCTATTAGCCGTATCAAGGAAGCATTGTCAAAGCTGGTATAA
- a CDS encoding DUF362 domain-containing protein: protein MAYVISDDCIACGTCIDECPVGAISEGDIYSIDPETCTECGTCADVCPSEAIHPGE from the coding sequence ATGGCTTACGTAATTAGTGACGATTGTATTGCTTGCGGAACTTGTATCGACGAGTGTCCGGTAGGCGCTATCTCTGAAGGCGATATCTACTCTATCGATCCTGAAACTTGTACTGAATGCGGTACTTGTGCAGATGTTTGCCCTTCTGAAGCAATTCATCCGGGAGAATAA
- a CDS encoding sensor histidine kinase, producing the protein MKRSFIIPTLLILLLSVQIINADVQSQNSVLHQHSIEIERCINNGIRKADSLVKTGKPDEALTYYKSSLKSKDSLYNLITNSQMEEILSLYNMDKLILQREQRHSMFHQTCLYISVIIILALLLSNIHIYRSRKRLQKNEKEIRRLTSIAEEANEIKSHFLTNMSYNIRILLNNVVGFSQLMTEDGNLNEKEKREYSGIIQSNSAELIQLVNNVLDLSRLEANMMKFQLQNCNVQEWCNELPYLVQMRSEGYIHLELQADVNNAIIYTDVSRFTQIISSMLLYPVECKKPRRIGMQLVYNRKKQEINSRIDNSPLADSAFASQKEAILQKINLLFFEHFNGSYRVENCENNPIIFFTYPALIT; encoded by the coding sequence ATGAAAAGATCATTTATCATACCAACCTTACTCATCCTACTCCTGTCCGTACAAATTATCAATGCCGATGTACAAAGCCAGAATTCCGTGCTCCACCAGCATTCTATTGAAATAGAGAGATGCATAAACAACGGCATCCGAAAAGCCGATTCTTTGGTAAAAACCGGAAAACCAGATGAAGCACTTACATATTATAAGAGCAGCCTTAAGTCAAAAGACTCATTATATAATCTTATTACCAACTCCCAGATGGAAGAAATCCTTTCACTCTACAACATGGATAAGCTCATACTGCAAAGAGAACAAAGACACAGTATGTTTCATCAAACCTGTTTATACATCTCAGTCATCATTATCTTAGCTCTACTACTTTCCAATATCCATATATACCGAAGCCGGAAACGGCTGCAAAAGAATGAAAAAGAAATCAGAAGATTAACCTCCATTGCCGAAGAAGCCAATGAAATAAAAAGCCACTTTCTGACAAATATGAGTTACAACATCCGTATACTCTTAAATAATGTAGTAGGATTCTCGCAACTTATGACCGAAGACGGGAACCTGAACGAAAAGGAAAAACGAGAATACTCCGGCATCATTCAAAGCAACTCGGCTGAATTAATCCAACTTGTGAATAACGTATTAGACCTTTCACGTCTGGAAGCCAACATGATGAAGTTTCAGCTACAGAACTGCAATGTGCAAGAGTGGTGCAACGAACTCCCCTATCTGGTGCAGATGCGAAGTGAAGGATATATACATCTGGAGCTTCAAGCCGATGTGAACAATGCAATCATATACACGGATGTCAGCCGCTTCACACAAATAATTTCCAGCATGCTACTCTATCCTGTAGAGTGCAAAAAGCCAAGAAGAATAGGTATGCAACTGGTTTACAATCGGAAAAAACAGGAAATAAACTCCCGAATAGACAACAGTCCACTTGCTGATTCGGCATTTGCCTCACAAAAAGAAGCTATATTACAAAAAATCAATCTATTGTTTTTTGAACATTTCAACGGAAGTTATCGTGTAGAGAACTGTGAAAATAATCCGATTATATTTTTCACATATCCAGCGCTTATAACCTGA
- a CDS encoding sensor histidine kinase, with the protein MFIFANNRQTKQTMRKDVAVLMVLWVMCIPYATFICASATPNKLDTLKAFLRKKILYDEYVPIDSVICWSENILPVIKTNNRNDENYFLLQLQLANAYTLRGDISLAIDRARLMYEEAKETEYEFGIAVANQAIGDAYTIANQCDKALDSYQDALKELNHLSQQHPYRIQLLLKISNALQRKGQLEKAQKTLHDIEQTLQKQPDYATSFFANIEKANYAISHGHLSKAYLKEAAAYLHNMDSIYRIHPEKFYCFHLKYTTAAYYRAMGNWNRMYWNKALQLYEELRQEYTVNKQSAYYRWITQETIYLYKIQGKSMAACLLYQELYSTVDTLTAEGYVRQINILRAKYQIDQMEIASREEHNKFITGILTGSILLVFIFIIITIMLRKQRQEIALSTQKLEHLRTNAENATSAKSIFLSNMSHEIRTPLNALSGFSSLLTEENLDNETRRQCNEVILQNSELLLKLINDVIDLSSLEFGKIQFCINKYNVVNICRNVIDTVSKIKQTQAAICFITELESMDIETDDARLQQVLINLLINATKFTSQGSIILELRKQSEQELLFSVTDTGCGIPKEKQAAIFRRFEKLNENAQGSGLGLSICQLIIEHIGGKIWIDSDYTGGSRFFFTHPIRQSQSTNPQKENNA; encoded by the coding sequence ATGTTTATTTTTGCCAATAATAGACAAACAAAGCAAACAATGAGAAAAGACGTTGCCGTATTAATGGTGCTGTGGGTGATGTGTATACCATACGCTACCTTTATATGTGCCTCAGCCACTCCGAACAAATTAGATACGCTGAAAGCTTTTCTTCGAAAAAAAATACTTTACGATGAATACGTACCGATAGACAGCGTCATTTGCTGGAGCGAAAACATCCTACCGGTCATCAAGACAAACAATCGGAATGACGAAAACTACTTTTTGCTGCAACTGCAACTTGCCAATGCCTATACATTACGAGGCGACATCAGCCTCGCCATAGACCGGGCACGACTAATGTACGAAGAAGCCAAAGAAACGGAATATGAGTTCGGAATTGCAGTTGCCAACCAAGCCATCGGCGATGCTTACACCATAGCCAATCAATGCGACAAAGCATTGGATTCGTACCAGGATGCTTTAAAGGAATTAAACCATCTCTCGCAGCAACATCCCTACCGGATACAACTCTTATTAAAGATATCCAATGCTTTACAACGTAAAGGACAACTGGAAAAGGCTCAAAAAACATTGCATGACATAGAACAAACTCTTCAGAAACAACCGGACTATGCCACCAGTTTTTTTGCCAATATCGAAAAAGCCAACTATGCAATCTCTCACGGACATCTTTCAAAGGCTTATCTCAAGGAAGCCGCAGCATATCTGCACAACATGGATTCCATCTACCGGATACATCCTGAAAAGTTTTACTGTTTTCACCTGAAATATACTACCGCCGCCTACTATCGGGCAATGGGCAACTGGAACAGAATGTATTGGAACAAAGCCCTGCAGCTGTATGAAGAGCTACGACAAGAATACACGGTCAACAAACAGTCTGCCTATTACCGATGGATCACGCAAGAAACAATATACCTATATAAGATACAAGGGAAATCAATGGCCGCCTGCCTGTTGTATCAAGAATTATATTCCACTGTTGACACACTCACTGCAGAAGGTTATGTCCGACAAATCAATATTCTACGGGCCAAGTATCAGATAGACCAAATGGAAATAGCCAGTAGAGAAGAGCACAACAAATTCATCACTGGCATATTGACCGGGAGTATCCTATTAGTCTTCATATTTATTATTATAACCATCATGCTTAGAAAACAGCGACAGGAAATCGCCCTGTCTACACAAAAGCTGGAACACCTGCGCACCAATGCCGAAAATGCCACATCCGCCAAAAGCATATTCCTCTCGAACATGAGCCATGAAATACGTACTCCGCTCAATGCACTCTCCGGCTTCTCCTCACTACTGACCGAAGAAAACCTGGATAATGAGACGCGTCGTCAGTGCAATGAAGTAATCCTGCAAAATTCCGAGTTATTGTTGAAACTCATCAATGATGTGATAGATCTATCAAGCCTTGAATTCGGGAAAATACAATTCTGTATCAACAAATATAACGTTGTCAATATTTGCCGAAATGTAATCGATACCGTCAGCAAAATAAAACAGACTCAGGCAGCCATATGCTTCATAACCGAATTAGAGAGCATGGATATAGAGACAGACGATGCACGTTTGCAGCAAGTGCTGATAAACCTACTGATTAATGCAACCAAATTTACATCGCAGGGTAGCATTATCCTGGAGCTTAGGAAGCAATCGGAACAAGAGCTGCTCTTTTCTGTCACAGATACAGGTTGCGGTATCCCTAAAGAGAAGCAAGCCGCAATCTTCCGAAGATTCGAGAAACTAAATGAAAATGCACAAGGAAGCGGGCTGGGACTTTCCATCTGTCAGCTTATCATTGAACATATCGGCGGAAAAATATGGATTGACTCCGACTATACAGGCGGCTCACGCTTCTTCTTCACCCACCCCATCCGGCAATCACAGTCCACTAACCCCCAAAAGGAGAATAACGCATGA
- a CDS encoding DNA polymerase III subunit gamma/tau, protein MENYIVSARKYRPSTFESVVGQRALTTTLKNAIATGKLAHAYLFCGPRGVGKTTCARIFAKTINCMSPTAEGEACNQCESCTAFNEQRSYNIHELDAASNNSVDDIRQLVEQVRIPPQIGKYKVYIIDEVHMLSASAFNAFLKTLEEPPRHAIFILATTEKHKILPTILSRCQIYDFNRISVEDTVAHLAYVASKEGITAEPEALNVIALKADGGMRDALSIFDQVVSFTGGHITYQSVIENLNVLDYEYYFKLTDHFLENKVGDALLLLNDVLSKGFDGSHFITGLSSHFRDLLVSKDPATLPLLEVGASIRQRYQTQAQKCPLPFLYRAMKLCNDCDLNYRASKNKRLLVELTLIQVAQITAEGDDIANGHSPKQVMKPIFTQPAATQQPQATPAVPRPQAPVIAKPQAVPTVAPSTGTTATTANTASHATPTSILLAQGKEEKKIPVIKMSGLGVSIKRPKAEEEVKNTATATITPQTAQPEEDYIFNERDINYYWQEYAGRMPKEQVAIAKRMQNMHVTLLNATTFEAVVDNEIVAKEFISMTPQLQEYLRTRLKNRKVTMSVRISTPTEKVRAYGRVEKFQMMVQKNNALLQLKDEFGLELY, encoded by the coding sequence ATGGAAAATTATATCGTTTCGGCACGAAAATACCGCCCTTCAACCTTCGAGTCGGTAGTAGGACAACGCGCTTTGACTACTACCTTAAAGAATGCTATCGCCACAGGCAAACTGGCACACGCTTATCTGTTCTGCGGTCCGCGTGGCGTTGGAAAGACGACGTGTGCACGTATTTTTGCCAAAACCATCAACTGCATGAGTCCCACTGCAGAGGGAGAGGCTTGTAACCAATGCGAATCGTGTACAGCATTCAACGAACAGCGCTCATACAATATTCACGAGTTGGATGCTGCATCCAATAATTCCGTAGACGATATCCGGCAATTGGTAGAACAGGTACGTATCCCGCCCCAGATAGGCAAATACAAGGTATACATCATTGACGAGGTGCACATGTTGTCGGCTTCCGCTTTCAACGCTTTTCTGAAAACATTGGAAGAACCTCCCCGCCATGCCATATTTATCCTTGCCACTACTGAAAAGCATAAGATATTGCCAACCATCTTGTCGCGTTGCCAGATATACGACTTCAACCGCATCAGTGTGGAAGATACCGTAGCACATCTGGCCTATGTAGCTTCCAAAGAAGGCATTACCGCCGAACCGGAGGCACTGAACGTCATCGCACTGAAAGCTGACGGTGGTATGCGCGACGCCTTGTCCATATTCGATCAGGTAGTGAGTTTTACCGGCGGACACATCACCTACCAAAGCGTAATCGAAAATTTGAATGTACTGGATTACGAGTACTACTTTAAACTGACCGACCATTTTCTTGAGAACAAAGTCGGCGATGCCCTATTACTGCTGAATGATGTATTGAGCAAAGGATTCGACGGCAGCCATTTCATCACCGGGCTATCCTCGCATTTCCGCGATTTGCTGGTAAGTAAAGATCCCGCCACTCTTCCCCTGCTTGAAGTGGGAGCAAGCATACGGCAACGTTATCAAACGCAGGCACAAAAATGTCCGTTACCCTTCCTTTACCGTGCCATGAAATTGTGCAACGACTGTGATTTAAACTATCGCGCCAGCAAAAACAAACGATTGCTGGTAGAGCTCACTTTAATACAGGTGGCACAAATAACCGCCGAAGGAGACGACATAGCTAATGGGCACAGCCCTAAACAAGTCATGAAACCTATATTTACACAGCCTGCAGCCACTCAACAGCCACAGGCTACTCCCGCTGTACCCCGGCCGCAAGCACCCGTCATAGCTAAACCGCAAGCAGTTCCTACCGTTGCTCCCTCCACCGGCACTACCGCCACAACAGCAAATACTGCTTCGCACGCCACCCCTACCTCCATCTTGCTGGCACAAGGCAAAGAAGAAAAGAAAATTCCGGTTATAAAAATGTCAGGACTTGGCGTATCCATTAAACGCCCGAAAGCCGAGGAAGAGGTAAAAAATACGGCTACAGCCACTATCACACCACAAACAGCACAACCGGAAGAGGACTACATCTTCAATGAAAGAGACATAAACTACTATTGGCAAGAGTATGCAGGACGTATGCCCAAAGAGCAAGTAGCCATTGCCAAACGCATGCAGAATATGCACGTCACTCTACTAAATGCTACTACTTTTGAAGCTGTCGTAGATAATGAAATTGTGGCTAAAGAATTTATCTCAATGACTCCCCAATTACAAGAGTACCTACGTACCCGCCTGAAAAACCGCAAGGTAACCATGAGTGTACGTATCAGCACTCCCACTGAGAAAGTCCGCGCGTACGGCCGTGTTGAAAAATTCCAAATGATGGTTCAGAAAAACAATGCTCTTTTACAATTGAAAGACGAATTCGGATTGGAACTTTACTAA
- a CDS encoding FtsB family cell division protein — MDKLASLWLFVRRRKYLITFVLFVVLVGFLDENSIVRRLGYYREETRLRGEIDRYRAEYEENTRRLNELAVDSGAIEKIAREKYLMKKPNEDIYVFQEDIEE, encoded by the coding sequence ATGGATAAACTTGCTTCTCTTTGGTTGTTTGTCCGCAGACGTAAATATCTGATAACGTTTGTGCTGTTTGTCGTACTTGTCGGATTTCTGGATGAAAACAGCATTGTGCGTCGTTTGGGGTATTATCGTGAGGAAACGCGTTTGCGCGGGGAGATAGATAGATATCGTGCGGAATATGAGGAGAATACCCGTCGTCTGAATGAACTTGCGGTCGATTCAGGAGCTATTGAGAAGATAGCCCGTGAAAAGTATCTGATGAAGAAACCCAATGAAGATATTTATGTATTCCAAGAAGATATAGAAGAATGA